A genomic stretch from Lathyrus oleraceus cultivar Zhongwan6 chromosome 2, CAAS_Psat_ZW6_1.0, whole genome shotgun sequence includes:
- the LOC127123521 gene encoding uncharacterized protein LOC127123521 → MQQREKETFREYEQRWREIAAQVVPPMEEKEMPKVFLKTLDTFYYERMIASAPTDFTDMVNMGVRLEKAVREGRLVREGSSSSSGAKRYGGFMKKKEQETNAVSYNHPRRINYPYHSQHQHIAAVTPVITSAPVQVQYPQQRTNRFQQNTQYQQQHQPQQHQHQLQQRPPQQQRRTNFDPIPMSYAELYPALITKNLVQPRPRPPVPEVLPWWYKPEVSCPFHQNAPGHDLDNCFALKLEVQKLTRAGILTFKSMGPNVKDNPMPSHGPSSVNNIEVYLNEQRVTKIEEIRQSLVEIHSVLFAHGLFQHDHQICGTCSVNSRGCRKIQDDLQGVLDQGLIQISRQVSSPESQEQEVNVIIPCFNIPEKVEIAYHPREPVVICPPGPMPYTLDKAVPYRYAATIIENGKEVEIKTLASVTNIAANSRMTRSGRVFAPPVIPSRNVEKDPVVVVPVTREADGQTSNSTLDKETDELLRIIKLSDYKVVDQLLQTPSKISILSLLLNSAVHREALLKVLDQAFVEQDITAEQFNNVVGSITSCNGLGFCDEELPEEGKNHNFALHISANCQGDSLSNILIDTGSSLNVMPKSTLLKLKYKGGQMRHSGIIVKAFDGSRKTVIGEVDLPIGIGPHVFQITFQVMDIVPAYSCLLGRPWIHEAGAITSTLHQKLKFVKNGQIVTVNGKQAMLISHLSSFSVIEVDETAVQTPFQALTIDDYKKSEGSIASFKDAQQNVKTGPTEIWGKRWVYQHGSS, encoded by the exons ATGCAACAAAGAGAAAAGGAGACATTCCGTGAATACGAGCAAAGGTGGCGCGAAATTGCAGCACAGGTTGTTCCACCtatggaagaaaaggagatgcCGAAAGTGTTCTTAAAGACTCTTGATACTTTTTACTACGAGAGGATGATTGCAAGCGCTCCTACAGACTTTACTGACATGGTAAACATGGGAGTCCGTTTAGAGAAAGCAGTTCGAGAAGGGCGTCTAGTTAGAGAAGGAAGTTCATCTTCAAGCGGGGCAAAGAGGTACGGCGGTTTTATGAAAAAGAAGGAACAAGAAACTAATGCTGTGTCCTATAATCATCCAAGAAGGATCAATTATCCTTACCATTCCCAACACCAACATATAGCAGCCGTGACTCCAGTAATCACTTCCGCTCCAGTTCAAGTCCAATACCCTCAGCAGCGTACCAACCGCTTCCAACAGAAtactcagtatcagcaacaacatcaacctcaacaacatcaacatcagtTACAACAACGTCCACCACAGCAACAAAGAAGAAccaattttgatccaattccgatgtcatatgcagaattgtatccagCTTTGATCACTAAAAACCTTGTGCAACCACGACCACGACCTCCTGTACCAGAAGTGCTACcttggtggtacaagccagaggTATCTTGTCCCTTTCATCAGAATGCTCCAGGTCATGACTTAGACAACTGTTTTGCTTTAAAGTTGGAAGTACAGAAGTTGACAAGAGCAGGTATCCTGACCTTCAAGAGCATGGGTCCCAATGTGAAGGACAATCCAATGCCAAGTCATGGTCCTTCATCAGTGAACAATATAGAAGTTTATCTCAATGAACAACGTGTTACGAAGATAGAGGAGATTCGGCAGTCTTTGGTTGAAATTCATTCTGTTTTATTTGCTCATGGTCTATTCCAACATGACCACCAGATCTGTGGTACATGTTCAGTCAATTCAAGAGGTTGTAGAAAGATTCAAGATGATTTGCAAGGCGTCCTTGATCAGGGTTTGATTCAGATTTCTAGACAAGTGAGTTCTCCAGAATCACAAGAACAAGAGGTGAATGTCATCATTCCTTGCTTCAACATTCCAGAGAAAGTAGAGATAGCTTATCATCCGAGGGAGCCAGTGGTGATTTGCCCTCCGGGCCCAATGCCTTACACTTTAGATAAAGCGGTCCCCTACCGCTATGCAGCAACTATTATTGAGAACGGTAAAGAGGTCGAGATTAAAACCTTAGCCTCAGTTACCAATATCGCAGCAAATAGCCGAATGACGCGCAGTGGCCGCGTGTTCGCTCCGCCGGTTATCCCAAGTAGAAATGTTGAGAAAGATCCAGTAGTCGTGGTACCAGTGACAAGAGAAGCAGACGGGCAAACAAGCAATTCAACCCTTGACAAAGAAACAGATGAACTACTCAGAATTATCAAGCTCAGTGACTACAAAGTGGTAGATCAGTTGCTacagacaccgtcaaaaatctcgaTCCTGTCCTTATTATTGAACTCAGCTGTCCACAGAGAAGCACTACTGAAGGTGCTTGATCAAGCCTTTGTAGAACAGGATATAACAGCAGAGCAGTTCAACAATGTTGTAGGCAGCATCACTTCGTGCAATGGCTTAggcttttgtgatgaagaactgCCAGAAGAAGGAAAGAATCACAACTTCGCTCTCCATATCTCAGCCAATTGTCAAGGGGATTCTTTGTCTAATATCCTAATTGACACCGGTTCATCTCTGAATGTCATGCCCAAATCTACCTTGTTGAAGCTAAAGTACAAAGGGGGGCAAATGCGGCACAGTGGAATTATTGTGAAAGCGTTCGATGGATCAAGAAAAACAGTCATTGGAGAAGTTGATTTGCCTATTGGTATTGGACCACACGTattccagatcactttccaggttatggacataGTTCCAGCTTATAGCTGTCTGCTCGGACGcccatggattcacgaggcgggtGCCATTACATCCACGttacaccaaaagttaaagtttgTTAAGAATGGGCAAATAGTGACGGTTAATGGGAAGCAGGCTATGCTGATTAGCCACCTTTCATCGTTTAGTGTGATAGAAGTAGACGAGACGGCTGTTCAAACTCCATTTCAGGCCCTGACCATCGATGATTACAAGAAAAGTGAAGGTTCAATCGCGTCATTCAAAGACGCCCAGCAGAATGTCAAGACAGGTCCTACAGAAATATGGGGCAAG CGGTGGGTTTATCAACATGGTAGCAGTTGA